In Rhodospirillum rubrum ATCC 11170, a genomic segment contains:
- a CDS encoding ABC transporter ATP-binding protein, producing MRPRTTPHRSTQAHHRFDSAGFSSVRRSAVSPVGPAPASRTGSRSMAILFDLIRQRAALLSLAMLASAGAAVLGLAPLLAIYTLALEIMGDAPDRQAIHAVVFWTALAMGGRWLLLFLSNNWSHMAAYALLFDLRLRIADRLTQLPLGFILTWSSGDLKRVLQEDVERLEMVLGHTLTDVVAAVTLLIGAGIVLVWMDPIMAAAAFAPLPVAIGLQAMLWRGSHDTVEAYTQAAGRMNAAIVEFIRAIPVIKTFGRGQTSMGHLKRTIDDYQGIVVAFSSAMVPAWVGFMVALGSGLLFVLPIGGWRLLSGAIDGPTFILFLLLGVGLMQSLVQIITFGNHMRTTLASIERVRGILDAPTLAGGAITTPPASLDVSFSHVSFSYGEKKVLDDITLTCPPGARTAIVGPSGAGKTTLAHLAARFWDPQQGAISIGGVPLSDYAPETLVRLTASVFQDVFLFHDTILANLRVGAPDATREQVIAAAREAQIHDFIMTLPDGYDTVLGDRGARLSGGEKQRLSIARAILKDAPIVILDEATAFADPVNERRIRTALERLCRDKTVITIAHRLSTIQDADQIAVLDDGRLVDVGRHDILLTHCAVYQRLWSAYTSPWDGGNGSAAHPPHSQPGFAARQGEVR from the coding sequence ATGCGCCCTAGGACAACACCCCACCGATCGACGCAGGCCCACCATCGCTTCGACAGCGCAGGTTTTTCCTCGGTGCGACGAAGTGCCGTTTCCCCGGTCGGGCCGGCGCCGGCCTCACGGACAGGATCCCGATCCATGGCCATCCTCTTCGACCTGATACGCCAACGGGCCGCGCTTCTGTCCTTGGCCATGCTGGCCTCGGCCGGCGCGGCCGTCCTGGGGCTGGCGCCTTTGCTGGCGATCTACACGCTGGCCCTGGAGATCATGGGGGACGCCCCGGACCGCCAGGCCATCCACGCGGTCGTTTTCTGGACCGCGCTCGCCATGGGCGGGCGCTGGTTGCTTTTATTTCTTTCAAACAATTGGTCGCACATGGCCGCCTATGCCTTGTTGTTCGACCTGCGCCTCCGCATCGCGGATCGCCTGACCCAGCTGCCACTGGGATTCATCTTGACGTGGTCCTCCGGTGATTTGAAGCGAGTGCTCCAAGAAGACGTGGAACGCCTGGAAATGGTCCTGGGTCACACGCTCACCGATGTCGTGGCGGCGGTCACCTTGTTGATCGGGGCGGGCATCGTGCTGGTCTGGATGGACCCTATCATGGCCGCGGCGGCCTTCGCCCCCTTGCCGGTGGCGATCGGCTTGCAAGCGATGTTATGGCGGGGATCGCACGACACGGTCGAGGCGTACACCCAGGCCGCCGGGCGCATGAACGCGGCCATCGTGGAGTTCATTCGCGCCATTCCCGTCATCAAGACCTTCGGGCGCGGTCAGACGTCCATGGGGCACTTGAAACGAACGATCGACGACTATCAAGGTATTGTCGTCGCGTTTTCCTCGGCCATGGTCCCGGCCTGGGTCGGCTTCATGGTGGCGCTGGGCAGCGGGTTGCTGTTCGTGCTGCCGATCGGCGGCTGGCGCCTGCTGTCCGGCGCCATCGATGGGCCGACCTTTATCTTGTTCTTGCTGCTGGGCGTCGGCCTCATGCAGTCGCTGGTGCAGATCATCACCTTCGGCAACCACATGCGCACAACCCTGGCAAGCATCGAGCGGGTACGGGGGATCTTGGACGCCCCCACGCTGGCCGGCGGCGCCATCACCACTCCCCCGGCCTCTCTCGATGTCTCGTTCTCCCATGTCTCGTTTTCGTATGGGGAGAAAAAGGTTCTCGACGACATCACCTTGACCTGCCCGCCGGGGGCCCGAACCGCCATTGTCGGCCCCAGCGGCGCCGGAAAGACCACCTTGGCCCATCTGGCGGCGCGCTTTTGGGATCCCCAGCAAGGCGCAATCAGCATCGGCGGCGTGCCCTTGTCCGACTACGCCCCGGAAACCTTGGTTCGCCTAACCGCCAGCGTGTTTCAAGACGTCTTCTTGTTCCACGACACCATCCTGGCCAATCTACGGGTCGGCGCGCCGGACGCCACCCGTGAGCAGGTCATCGCGGCGGCCCGGGAGGCGCAGATCCATGATTTCATCATGACCCTGCCGGACGGCTACGACACCGTTCTTGGCGATCGTGGCGCCCGATTGTCCGGCGGGGAAAAACAACGGCTGTCCATCGCACGCGCCATCCTCAAGGATGCCCCTATCGTCATCTTGGACGAGGCCACGGCCTTCGCCGATCCCGTCAACGAACGCCGCATCCGCACCGCGCTCGAGCGGCTGTGCCGGGACAAGACTGTCATCACCATCGCCCACCGCCTGTCGACCATCCAAGATGCCGACCAGATTGCCGTGCTTGACGACGGACGCCTTGTTGACGTCGGCCGCCATGACATCCTTCTGACCCACTGCGCCGTCTACCAGCGCCTTTGGTCCGCCTACACGTCGCCCTGGGACGGCGGGAACGGATCGGCCGCGCATCCCCCCCATTCCCAGCCCGGTTTCGCCGCGAGACAAGGAGAGGTCCGATGA